One genomic region from Proteus vulgaris encodes:
- the tssM gene encoding type VI secretion system membrane subunit TssM, translating to MNWSFLSGKKITDFIKKIFFADKSKIKSLFLLFIALIPALFVIWIWWWGANYEFKGDYPLRSLSARWLATVITILVVVSWVGIATWLRVRKLEGLKLDVELAIVDPVLNDIEHQNRYLNYWKSQFIKHQNGHTNALYQKPWYFVLGTDESGKKTLLKNSLNTLDIAPIENIVSEQKLPLHIKMLLADQAILLMPEGKLITQPNLILEKPKLYHRLWNELLVWLNEHRSRQPMNGIILTIDTLQLLTNDKEKNSQFIASLHMRLQEVRIAFNSQLPIYIVFTKLDLLQGFDAMFQSLEAKQRDEILGVTFRLNSENNWEKDLNAFWEQWVSQMNSALPEMMLNRVDESQRTKLFSFIRQIQGLKTNVISLLNALTSSNKEQDIQLRGIYLTSATQVGQVDNLFSQTASVQYHLPTAPLATWPIAETHSYFTQSLFQDVLLSEPNLAAESQFWLKKHRRRVLLASAISVVGIIALWNGWSHYYSKNYQSGENVLNEVKSFRSSEATITTNTAGKEQLAVLNPLLDATLAYGNYREKSDTFSDLGLYQGKNVGPYVENVYLQLITEHYLPSIMNSLLTELKKAPAGSEEKLEILRIMRMLEDKSGRNNEIVENFMANYWSRLFTGQRDIQSQLMSHLQYALKHTDWQTQRKAGEVTAINAFTPFTQPIDTAQKELSRLPLYQRVYQTLRLKANQVLSSPLNIRHQVGPSFDSIFTAINEDKLQMPQLLTLYGLTNYFTQHNDELVDLTFLDAWVLNLSTNTQYSESDRKEIQRQITEQYLNDYTAQWRAAMSNLEIREFESLQDEINALEQIISGEQPIRRALQVLRDNTTLPKIDSSLPIADQKALMDELKYKLLTRLDKEFAPQTEILVSNNGENLQNLNQKLNELHRYLLGIYNSPVPGKAALKAVTSRLEDNNRDIIFELSQSAKTLPEPMNRWVGQLADQAWNVVQKEAIRYMEVEWNETVVKQYHTYIVGRYPFNAATTQDVPLSEFERFFKPNGTLDSFYQQNLRLFVENNLIENSDGQSLIRPDVLEQLEIANRIRNTFFNAQGNLEAQFAIEALSLTGNKRRSVLNLDGQLLDYSHGRSHTVHMVWPNSMRSNVESKLTLVPISGDKSPRAVLFNGPWAQMRLINGGKLTNIKPHSFDVKFTLDNGDMTYRITIDESNNPFFGGLFTRFKLPETLY from the coding sequence ATGAATTGGTCATTTCTTTCTGGAAAGAAAATAACGGATTTTATAAAAAAAATTTTCTTTGCTGATAAATCAAAAATTAAATCCTTGTTTTTACTTTTTATTGCCTTAATTCCAGCTCTATTTGTCATTTGGATTTGGTGGTGGGGAGCTAATTATGAATTTAAAGGAGATTACCCATTAAGATCGCTCAGTGCGCGCTGGCTAGCGACAGTTATCACTATTTTAGTTGTTGTCAGTTGGGTTGGTATTGCAACATGGCTTCGTGTGAGAAAACTTGAAGGTCTGAAATTAGATGTTGAACTCGCAATTGTCGATCCTGTACTTAATGATATTGAACATCAGAACCGTTATTTAAATTATTGGAAATCGCAATTTATTAAACATCAAAATGGGCACACTAATGCGCTTTATCAAAAGCCTTGGTATTTTGTGCTAGGTACTGATGAAAGTGGTAAAAAAACATTATTAAAAAATAGCCTCAATACGTTAGATATTGCGCCTATTGAAAATATTGTCAGTGAGCAAAAATTACCTTTGCATATAAAAATGTTATTGGCAGACCAAGCCATATTATTAATGCCAGAAGGTAAGTTAATTACACAACCCAATCTTATTTTAGAAAAGCCGAAACTTTATCACCGATTATGGAATGAGTTATTAGTCTGGTTAAATGAACATCGCTCTCGTCAACCAATGAATGGCATTATTCTTACTATTGATACATTACAACTACTGACAAACGATAAAGAGAAAAATAGCCAGTTTATTGCTTCATTGCATATGCGGTTACAAGAAGTTCGCATCGCTTTTAATAGTCAATTACCTATTTATATCGTGTTTACAAAGCTCGATTTATTACAGGGATTTGACGCTATGTTTCAGTCACTCGAAGCCAAACAGCGTGATGAAATATTAGGTGTAACATTCCGATTAAATAGCGAAAATAATTGGGAAAAAGATCTTAATGCATTTTGGGAACAGTGGGTGAGCCAAATGAATAGCGCCCTTCCTGAGATGATGCTCAATCGCGTTGATGAAAGCCAACGTACTAAGTTATTTAGTTTTATTCGACAAATCCAAGGGCTAAAAACTAACGTTATTAGCCTGCTTAATGCATTAACGTCCAGTAATAAAGAGCAAGATATTCAATTAAGAGGGATATATCTCACTTCAGCAACACAAGTTGGTCAGGTTGATAATCTCTTTAGTCAAACAGCATCGGTTCAATATCATTTACCAACAGCACCATTAGCGACTTGGCCTATCGCAGAAACTCATAGCTATTTTACGCAATCACTTTTTCAAGATGTTTTGTTATCAGAGCCAAATCTTGCTGCTGAAAGTCAATTTTGGCTTAAAAAACATCGTAGAAGAGTTCTATTAGCTTCCGCTATTAGTGTTGTTGGTATTATCGCTTTATGGAATGGCTGGAGCCATTATTACAGTAAAAATTACCAATCTGGCGAAAATGTACTTAATGAAGTGAAATCATTTCGCTCTTCAGAAGCGACGATTACCACTAATACCGCAGGAAAAGAGCAGCTTGCGGTATTAAACCCATTATTAGATGCCACATTAGCTTACGGTAATTATCGCGAGAAAAGTGACACGTTTTCTGACCTAGGGTTATACCAAGGAAAGAATGTCGGCCCTTATGTCGAAAATGTTTATCTCCAATTGATAACAGAACATTATCTGCCTTCAATAATGAATTCTTTACTGACTGAATTGAAAAAAGCACCAGCAGGTAGTGAGGAAAAGCTAGAGATATTACGCATTATGCGCATGCTTGAAGATAAGAGTGGGCGTAATAATGAGATTGTTGAAAACTTCATGGCTAATTATTGGAGTCGCTTATTTACAGGACAGAGAGATATTCAATCTCAATTAATGTCACATTTACAATACGCATTAAAACATACCGATTGGCAAACTCAACGTAAGGCAGGTGAAGTAACTGCTATTAATGCTTTTACACCATTTACTCAGCCAATCGATACAGCGCAAAAAGAGTTAAGTCGTTTACCGCTTTATCAACGTGTTTATCAAACCTTGCGCCTTAAAGCGAACCAAGTTCTCTCATCACCATTAAATATACGTCATCAAGTTGGCCCTAGCTTTGACTCTATTTTTACCGCTATTAATGAAGATAAACTTCAAATGCCTCAGCTTCTAACGCTGTATGGGCTAACAAACTACTTTACTCAACATAATGATGAGCTGGTAGATCTGACCTTTTTGGATGCATGGGTATTAAATTTAAGTACAAATACCCAATACAGTGAAAGTGATAGAAAAGAGATCCAACGTCAAATCACCGAACAATATCTAAATGATTATACGGCTCAATGGCGTGCAGCTATGAGTAATCTTGAAATAAGAGAATTTGAATCACTACAAGATGAAATTAATGCATTAGAGCAGATTATTAGCGGTGAACAACCCATCCGTCGTGCATTGCAAGTATTAAGAGATAATACAACATTGCCGAAAATAGACAGTTCACTACCAATTGCTGATCAAAAGGCATTAATGGATGAATTGAAATATAAATTACTCACACGATTAGATAAAGAATTTGCACCTCAAACTGAAATTCTTGTCAGCAATAATGGTGAGAATTTACAGAACCTCAATCAAAAATTAAATGAACTGCATCGTTATTTATTAGGTATTTATAATTCACCTGTGCCGGGTAAAGCGGCATTAAAGGCGGTGACTTCTCGCCTTGAAGATAATAATCGCGACATTATTTTTGAATTATCTCAATCAGCTAAAACATTGCCTGAGCCAATGAATCGTTGGGTAGGACAATTAGCAGATCAAGCGTGGAATGTTGTACAAAAAGAAGCTATCCGCTACATGGAAGTTGAGTGGAATGAAACCGTTGTTAAGCAATATCATACCTACATTGTAGGTCGCTATCCGTTTAATGCAGCAACGACACAAGATGTCCCTTTAAGCGAGTTTGAACGCTTTTTCAAACCAAACGGCACATTAGATAGCTTCTATCAGCAAAATCTACGCCTTTTTGTTGAAAACAACCTGATTGAAAATAGTGATGGTCAATCACTTATTCGTCCGGATGTGTTAGAACAACTCGAAATTGCAAATCGAATTAGAAATACATTCTTTAATGCACAAGGCAATTTAGAAGCGCAATTTGCTATTGAAGCACTTTCTCTTACCGGTAATAAGCGTCGTAGTGTTTTAAATCTTGATGGGCAATTACTCGATTATTCACACGGCAGAAGCCATACCGTACATATGGTTTGGCCTAATTCAATGCGTTCAAATGTTGAGAGCAAGCTGACCTTAGTGCCTATTTCTGGCGATAAATCACCTCGAGCTGTTTTATTTAATGGCCCTTGGGCACAAATGCGCCTCATTAATGGTGGCAAGCTTACTAATATAAAGCCGCACTCTTTTGATGTGAAATTCACCCTTGATAATGGTGATATGACATATCGGATCACAATCGATGAATCTAATAATCCTTTCTTTGGTGGATTATTTACTCGCTTCAAATTACCTGAAACCCTTTATTAA
- the vasI gene encoding type VI secretion system-associated protein VasI, whose translation MIYSRIIYFIFLAFCLLNNAFAQAQEDEVNLTEQALSQCREEVSQLIRLSCYDQINIENKQTSTFDISAMGDIWRLAVEHEIKRENYTAGFMVTANNKGTYPVIMTIPAMGYQPPRPILMLSCIDNITRMQIALPKKQTAGNIQLITDKTQLSSEWFLREDGYLLEASRGIPGIDEIKQLLSSTKLTIKLANDEKLTFNISGINEEIKPLRSACHW comes from the coding sequence ATGATTTATTCACGGATTATTTATTTCATTTTTCTGGCTTTCTGTTTACTCAACAACGCCTTTGCACAGGCGCAAGAGGATGAAGTTAATCTTACTGAACAAGCGCTCTCTCAATGTCGTGAAGAGGTATCTCAACTTATTCGTTTATCTTGTTATGACCAAATTAATATTGAGAACAAACAAACTTCTACTTTTGATATCAGTGCGATGGGCGATATTTGGCGCTTAGCGGTAGAGCATGAAATAAAGCGTGAAAACTATACAGCGGGATTTATGGTGACAGCCAATAACAAAGGAACTTATCCCGTCATTATGACGATCCCAGCCATGGGATATCAGCCACCCCGCCCTATTTTAATGCTCAGTTGTATCGACAACATTACTCGTATGCAAATTGCGTTACCCAAAAAACAAACTGCAGGAAACATCCAGCTCATCACGGACAAAACACAACTAAGTAGCGAATGGTTTCTACGAGAAGACGGTTATTTGCTTGAAGCAAGCCGCGGCATACCCGGTATTGATGAAATCAAACAACTACTTTCCAGCACAAAACTAACCATCAAATTAGCGAATGATGAGAAATTAACCTTTAATATTTCAGGCATTAACGAAGAGATAAAACCTCTGCGTTCCGCCTGTCATTGGTGA
- the tssA gene encoding type VI secretion system protein TssA: protein MTTKTLCTWREQLLAPLDEAKISSQLDENSADWEYIENEMIKFGSLSHSTLDIDDLQRRALQLFATQTKDFRLLVHFLRTLQHAAVPEELVIAATVASAYMQHYWDNSYPSNPRLKLRLAQQIIKRFESVKNSFCQQATSEQRDDILGEFAYLAQFWHTNQPNLSTQMDELSRAYQHIENTQKSTITTEESVKAESINEVKTPSQPPASVTSEATQPHVEINQSDDRQWKQTLLKVAGILCEQAPNDAVGYRLRRYAIWHNIQTLPMSDKQGKTPLAAVAIDRVTDYKAQLMQPTLTLLNEIEQSLTLAPYWLDGHYLAAQAAQSLGLTSISSAIAQELSLFLTRLPQLSHLYFSDMTLFISEETHQWLNSLESKTNNKASPALSLQSEQQEIMTCFEREGLNAALLMIDNAISITTEPRQRFYLQLLSAQLFEASKMSSIANVYFNQLYQDALRYSLSEWEPNLLNQLASKVEHQQNLSSHRE, encoded by the coding sequence ATGACAACAAAAACGCTTTGTACATGGCGAGAACAACTTTTAGCACCTTTGGATGAGGCTAAAATAAGTAGCCAGCTTGATGAAAATAGTGCCGACTGGGAATATATCGAAAATGAAATGATAAAATTTGGCTCACTAAGCCATAGCACTTTAGATATTGATGATCTTCAACGTCGTGCATTACAACTATTCGCAACACAAACCAAAGACTTTCGTCTATTGGTGCATTTTCTAAGAACACTGCAACATGCTGCTGTCCCTGAAGAGCTAGTTATTGCTGCCACGGTTGCCAGCGCCTATATGCAACATTATTGGGATAACAGCTATCCTAGTAATCCACGTTTAAAACTACGTTTAGCACAACAAATTATTAAACGTTTTGAATCAGTCAAAAACAGTTTTTGCCAGCAAGCCACATCAGAACAACGTGATGATATTTTGGGTGAATTTGCCTATTTAGCTCAATTTTGGCACACCAATCAGCCTAATTTATCTACGCAAATGGATGAATTAAGCCGAGCGTATCAACATATAGAAAACACACAAAAATCGACCATTACAACTGAAGAAAGTGTAAAAGCAGAATCCATTAATGAAGTAAAAACACCTTCTCAACCTCCAGCAAGCGTGACTTCAGAGGCAACGCAACCTCACGTTGAAATTAATCAAAGTGATGATCGCCAATGGAAACAGACACTATTAAAAGTCGCTGGCATTCTTTGTGAACAAGCCCCTAATGATGCGGTTGGTTATCGCCTACGCCGATATGCTATTTGGCATAATATTCAAACACTTCCGATGAGCGATAAGCAAGGTAAAACACCTCTAGCGGCAGTGGCAATAGATAGAGTGACCGATTACAAAGCGCAACTTATGCAACCAACACTCACTTTACTCAATGAAATTGAACAAAGCTTAACGTTGGCTCCTTACTGGTTAGATGGTCACTATCTTGCAGCTCAAGCCGCTCAATCATTAGGGCTAACTTCTATTTCATCAGCGATTGCTCAAGAGCTTTCACTGTTTTTAACCAGATTACCTCAGCTTAGCCATCTCTATTTCTCTGATATGACGCTCTTTATTTCAGAAGAAACTCATCAATGGCTAAATAGCTTAGAAAGCAAAACGAATAATAAAGCGAGCCCTGCGTTATCGCTACAAAGTGAACAACAAGAAATTATGACCTGCTTTGAACGAGAAGGTCTTAATGCCGCGTTATTGATGATTGATAACGCTATTTCAATCACAACAGAACCCCGCCAGCGGTTTTATTTGCAGTTACTCTCAGCACAACTATTTGAAGCGTCAAAGATGAGTTCCATCGCAAATGTTTATTTTAATCAGCTTTATCAAGATGCGCTTCGATATTCATTATCAGAGTGGGAACCCAATTTATTAAATCAATTAGCATCAAAAGTGGAACATCAACAAAACTTGTCTTCTCATAGGGAATAA
- a CDS encoding Fis family transcriptional regulator — translation MKHRLKNALSLLTCLDVDSLISQFLELSMPRSPFSALIVSMINKSENRLESWSIDLSEKVEKKHLDVDITEADHPLIQLLSQPQSVLWNDLKQGSYISDHALQQFIAKQPVHCGLFSIPFTDLNNKPCGLIIMLGQDLDETVYEQGIFSIYCNIFHHQLKSILAFSQSQQKIADLQYLLKLQQEKEDKINQTLRSLSVSNLTSTRASTHSFAEVNDLTLATERYEASILRYQQESSNDDLNLIAENLNISKRSLLYKLKKYGCLE, via the coding sequence ATGAAGCACAGACTGAAAAATGCGCTCTCTCTCTTAACTTGTTTAGATGTGGACTCACTGATCAGCCAATTTCTTGAGCTCAGTATGCCTCGTAGTCCATTCAGCGCACTTATTGTTTCAATGATTAATAAATCAGAGAACCGCTTAGAGAGCTGGAGCATTGATCTTAGTGAGAAAGTAGAGAAAAAACATTTGGATGTCGATATTACAGAAGCGGATCACCCCTTGATCCAGCTTCTATCACAACCACAATCTGTACTTTGGAATGATCTAAAACAGGGCAGTTATATTAGCGATCACGCCTTACAACAGTTTATCGCCAAACAACCTGTGCATTGCGGGTTGTTTAGTATTCCCTTTACTGATCTGAATAATAAGCCTTGTGGGTTAATTATTATGTTAGGGCAAGATCTCGATGAAACCGTTTATGAGCAAGGGATCTTCTCTATTTACTGCAATATTTTTCATCATCAATTAAAAAGCATCTTGGCGTTTTCTCAATCACAACAAAAAATTGCTGATCTGCAATATCTATTGAAATTACAACAAGAAAAAGAAGATAAAATTAATCAGACATTACGTTCATTATCCGTATCGAATTTAACTTCAACGCGAGCATCAACGCACTCTTTCGCTGAAGTGAACGATCTTACTTTAGCCACTGAACGCTATGAAGCGTCAATTCTGCGTTATCAACAAGAAAGCAGTAATGACGATCTCAATTTAATTGCTGAAAACTTAAATATTTCAAAGCGATCTCTTCTATATAAATTAAAAAAATATGGATGTCTTGAATGA
- a CDS encoding VasL domain-containing protein yields the protein MNTPKEKFVIKIAGSPLDIPEFIALKAEFNKLNHPSQPEISWTLIESLSLTLFKTHGIDLQSGTYYTLARLHLNGLNGFTEGCELLANIVVSQWDNLWPTQPNHRCDVLNWFNTKAGALLRQLTFSPSDLRLIYRSERALQLIIDQLAHTDWPKLPKLENLLWFFQNAAKTLEQNTKSSTQKSSNNAVKIPPIVYISTSDELKENNTSKPNPIAEVVLYDDPPLEKKPMSAKKGFFIGLLSSSAIFITIGMAIYLPMQKELSAIIAQPEGAITQWLYQPNISSYANNLVLMEKQSPIFALRKSDHMLEVAKKLWPNNADQSYATRQWQNILTTRLENAPIDSSWSDTNKLIQQLSDRIVQQERNRGSFTLSYLKTAIYEIQKSHNKAVPIENKLYAFSQEISKEQSISPALINNLDADINGLLARYYLLQKEAEELGLKPYSY from the coding sequence ATGAATACGCCAAAAGAAAAATTTGTGATAAAAATTGCAGGCTCTCCTTTAGATATCCCTGAATTTATCGCATTAAAAGCGGAATTTAATAAACTTAATCATCCTTCTCAACCAGAGATCAGTTGGACTCTTATTGAGTCTCTCTCATTAACGTTATTTAAAACCCACGGTATCGACTTGCAAAGTGGGACTTATTACACGCTAGCTCGTCTTCATTTAAATGGGTTAAATGGTTTTACTGAAGGATGCGAATTGCTTGCCAATATAGTGGTAAGTCAATGGGATAATCTTTGGCCTACTCAACCAAATCATCGGTGTGATGTTTTAAATTGGTTTAATACCAAAGCGGGAGCTTTATTACGTCAGTTAACATTTTCGCCTTCTGATTTACGTTTAATTTATCGTTCAGAAAGGGCTCTGCAATTAATTATCGACCAACTCGCTCATACGGATTGGCCTAAATTACCAAAGCTAGAAAATTTACTTTGGTTTTTCCAAAATGCAGCGAAAACCTTAGAACAAAATACAAAAAGTTCGACTCAAAAAAGTAGTAATAATGCCGTTAAAATTCCGCCTATTGTCTATATCAGTACATCTGATGAACTTAAAGAAAACAATACTTCTAAACCTAACCCTATCGCCGAAGTTGTTTTATATGACGATCCGCCGCTTGAGAAAAAACCAATGAGTGCGAAAAAAGGCTTTTTTATTGGACTATTAAGTAGCAGTGCTATTTTTATTACTATTGGTATGGCGATTTATCTGCCGATGCAAAAAGAACTCTCTGCAATTATCGCTCAACCTGAAGGTGCCATTACACAATGGTTATATCAACCAAATATCAGTTCATATGCAAATAACCTTGTTTTAATGGAAAAACAGTCTCCTATATTTGCTTTAAGAAAATCAGATCATATGTTGGAAGTCGCGAAAAAACTTTGGCCTAATAATGCTGATCAATCTTACGCAACACGACAATGGCAAAATATCCTTACTACACGATTAGAAAACGCACCAATTGACAGCAGTTGGTCAGATACGAATAAATTAATTCAACAGCTTTCCGATAGGATTGTTCAACAAGAACGTAACAGAGGAAGCTTTACCCTTTCTTATTTAAAAACAGCCATTTATGAAATTCAAAAAAGCCATAATAAAGCTGTTCCTATTGAAAATAAGCTATATGCATTTTCACAAGAAATAAGTAAAGAGCAGTCTATCTCTCCCGCATTAATTAATAATCTCGATGCAGATATTAATGGATTATTGGCACGATATTATCTCCTGCAAAAAGAAGCTGAAGAGTTAGGATTAAAGCCTTATTCATATTAA